GAGAAGACAGGCTGTTTCGTCGTTTATTCAGGAGGTATAATCAGTTCATTCGGCCAGTGGAAAATGTGTCTGACCCCGTCACTGTGGAGTTTGAGGTCTCCATCTCACAGCTTGTTAAAGTGGTAAGAAAATCAGTGTCTACTGTCTCAaaatacttaaagggatagttcaccaaaaaattaaaattctgtcattcatcactcaccctcatgccgttccaatcccgtaagaccttcatcttcggaacacaaattaaatttttttcgaTAAAATCCAAAAGtgttctaaccctgcatagacaccaatgcaactaccacgttcaaggcccagaaaggttccaaggacatcattaaaaatagtccatgtgacattagtggttcaaccgtaatgttatgaagctaacACATCTGTTTTGTGAACGTAGGTTGAACACTGATACAGAAagagaataaattgttgaataaagtaattgtttttgttttctttgcacacaaaaagtcttcttgtagctttataaagctaaggttgaaccactgatgtaacatggacttttttaacaatatccttactacgtttctgggccttgaacaagggagttgtgtttctgtctatggagcttcagaaagctcttggatttcatcaaaaatatcttgatttgtgttctgaagttgaATGACGATCTTACAGGTTTATAACaatatgagggtgaataattaataacagaatttttatttttttgtgatcttTAAATGCAATTGAATTACAATATATCTAGCATTTAACACAAttgatttatttagaaaaaaatacagaaatttcaTATCGAATATTTATCAGACATAAAAGCTTATCAGTAATGGCCAGGCTTTCATTATTTGTGGATCTTTGTGAATATTTTTCTAAGGAATGAACTCTGTGGGATATCCAATATAAATCATCATATGTTTTATGCTTGCGGAAAGAATCAAGCAAAGCTGAGATATCAGTGTAAAACACTAGAGGATTGTAGTTTGCAGTAATTAATGTGTACAAATTTAAGCTCAAACAAATACAAGCACTTCTGATCTCTCTGTTACGATAAATGTAGGAATAGCGTGTGAGTTTTTTTTGCCTTgttccaaaatgtaaaaaaggggATCTGCTCCGCAGGTGGCTTTCTGTCAGTGAAATTCTGTGCTGTTTTCAGCTGTTGTGAGggctttttgtttcatttactgTGGTCAGAGAGAGCAATTGAGTTAAAAGCCTTTGCGCCCCACTGTTACAGGAAGTAGTGCAGACTCTGTGCTTTCCCCGGCGTCATACAAATCAGCACTCCTCTTAAAACTCCTGGATTAAATTTCCACTTCACCGGGGGAAAGCAGCCAAGATTATCAGCACACCTTTATTCTTGCTTCACAGAGACAGACACCTCAGAGATTAACAAACCATAACCCACCACTCTAGAGAACACAATCCTGGATTACAGATTATACTTACTCACTCACAGGATTAAGAAAAATTTGCTCAACAAgcatttttctgatgttttcttGTGAATATGCAGGACCTATTAGTACTGTTGAGGGCACTGTGGTGAATGGCATACAGTATGCACTTGAAGTTAGTAGATGAATGTACTTCTGAAATGTTAGCCCTCCAAACCGTTTTCTTGTCAGATCTCTCTTTCCCATTAGACAAGAGCTGTATTGATTTTATTGCTGGAATGTGTTCCATTCTAAATAATAGAGGACGGCTGTCTTTCTTTTGATCGTTTCTGTCTTTGCTTCTGTCTGTGTCTTTCTCTGTATAGGATGAAGTCAATCAGATCATGGAAACAAATCTTTGGCTGAGACATGTAAGTGATGCAGCATGTAGGCCTTGTGCACGTGTTTGTGTTAACATGAATATCTCATCTACTTTATTTCTTCTTGTATCACTGTCTATTACAATAGAACGTGTATAGCATAAACATACAAAGGATGGGGTTGGGTAATGCAGGGGAAGAACAATACAGTACATGCATGGAGCGAATGAGTAGGTGGAAACAGTACACCATGGAAAAGTCATGTAAATAATGGTAGCACGGTAGTTATCTCCAAAAACGAATGGAACGAAAGAGGTTAAAAAGATGGTAATATATGTGCAAAAAGAGTTTAGTCTATCTAGATCAAACATTtcactttattgtttttaataatcagcagaataataataaactactgTTATTCATAGTTATTTCACAGTCAGCAGagattttgttagttttttagTTGAACTTATTCATTTAGCATAACCTATTTTTCCATCCTCCAAGTAGATACATGCATGATATGAACTTGGCTTTATATGTCTGAAgtgctatatttttatttcttatgtcatattgaaattatttttgtgctttaatGGTCAGAGGGTTTCTATGAGACCGTTAGATACTGTAAGTGctacaataataaatacaacatCTGCTGAACTTTTTGCTTAAATCAGCATGTTGTGTTTATAGTTGTGATTGATTTGTGTTTGTGATGTGTAATATTGTTACTGAGAGTGTGTTGGAGTCTAGATTGGAGGAAGGAGGAGGGTTCTGGATTTGGATGAATATTTGctgatttttttctgagaatgtgTATGTGCTTTTGTTAAGCCCTGTAGTATTGTAGAATAAGTCTGTGCAATGCCTGATAGCAGGATGCTCGATATCACTGAACACAGAGAGATCAGCAGTCCTAATAACATATCTCTACACACACATGTCAACAAACCGTGGACTTAGACAGAATTGGGAACAAATACACAGGAAATGCACTACTATACATATTTACAGCTTAGTATACACATTTGACAACAAATCTCAATAAACAACATACCTGCTCAAGCAGAAAATgtgctttcttttttctctgcTGACAGAGATGTGCACATCCAAAAATACACTCAAAGACTTTTAAAGGTTGTGCCAGTGCACAGATGACAGATGTACACATACAAGTGTAAATGCCAGATTAAAACTATGTCACTTGTATGGGCACCAAAGCTTGAAGCATGTGCATTAATCTTTAGCCCatggcttaaagggatagttcacgcaaaaatataaattctgccattaattattTCCCCTTATGTCTATCCAAACCCATAAacccttcgttcatcttcagaacacaaattaggatatttttgatgaaatctgagagctttctgaccctgcatagacagcaacgtaacaaccatgtttaaggcccagaatggacaatgttaaaatagtccattctgggctacaagaatactttttgtgttcaAAGAAAAAATTACTGGTACTGTTGTGCTAAATATAGGcataattttacacaaaaagtattctcatagcttcataaaattatggttgaaccactgatgtcacatggactattttaaagatgtccttaGTACCTTTCTGGGAATGGTAGCAGgtttgttgctgtctatgcagggttagaaacctttcagatttcttaaaaaaaatatcttaatctctGTTCCGAAGATGTggaggtcttacgggtttggaacgacatttttgggtgaactatcctttaaaagcataaaattaaaagtgtatttttgtgattttgtcaTAGATATGGAATGACTACAAACTGAAGTGGTCACCAGCAGAGTTTGATGGAATTGAGTTCATCAGAGTCCCATCAAATAAAATCTGGAGGCCGGACATTGTACTTTACAACAAGTGAGTCAACTCTTCCAACCTAACATTCAACTTCTAttaatttaaagggttagttcacccaaaaataaaaattagcccattatttactcaccctccaggcatcctaggtgtatatgacttctttcaaacaaatcCAATCggagtaataaattaaaattatcctggcacctCCAAGCTCTATCATGGCAATAGGccggtgtttctcttcatcagtctaCAAGtccaagtccaataaagtgcatctacctataataaaaagtagttcacatggctccgggggggtgaataaaggcctcttgtagtaaaacaatgtgtttttgaaataaaaatatccatgttttaaacataataatcattttaatctaGTTTGCACCAACTGTTGTACATGGTAGCCTTTCCGGGCAGATGACAAAAAATTTATCTCAAATTAGAAGttcaaaacaaggatttgtaaagaaaaatgttggaggatttcgatataaaccaGAGGAGACTGATTTTCCTTTGGtaaaggaaactttgcttcctttgctcctgttaCCAAACATTGGTTTCACGCATACGTCCTATGTCAAGCTAGATCAAGTGATTATTATGcttaaaattcaaattttttttatataaaaatgcgccgatttgctacaggaggttCTATTCAcccccccggagccgtgtgaggcactttttattatgaatggatgcacttttttggacttctATTAGACAGATGAGAAACACCCACCTATTGCCATGCTATaacttggaagtgccaggatcatttttaatattacgccgattggatttgtctgaaagaaggaagtcatatacacctagaatgccTGGACGGTGTCCTTTTTTATTTGGAGCCAGATGAACATGATCAGAGCTAGCAGTATgagaaaatgaaatatgaatgcatCAGCAGTCATAACATTCAAATATTCTATTTCTGACACAGTGCTGTTGGGGACTTTTTGGTGGAGGACAAAACCAAAGCTCTTTTGAAATATGATGGAACCATCACTTGGGTCCCTCCTGCAATCTTTAAATCATCCTGCCCTATGGACATCACTTACTTCCCCTTTGACTATCAGAATTGCTCTATGAAGTTTGGTTCCTGGACCTATGACAAGGCCAAGATTGACCTGGTTCTTATTGGCTCAAAGGTAAACCTCAAAGACTTCTGGGAGAGTGGAGAGTGGGAAATCATAGATGCACCCGGTTATAAGCACGACATCAAGTACAACTGCTGTGAAGAGATCTACCCAGACATAACCTACAGTTTTTACATACGGCGACTACCCCTCTTCTACACTATCAACCTTATTATCCCCTGCCTCCTCATCTCCTTTCTGACAGTACTCGTCTTCTACCTTCCATCAGACTGTGGTGAAAAAGTGACATTGTGTATCTCAGTActtctctctctcactgtgTTCCTTCTTGTCATTACGGAAACCATCCCATCCACCTCACTCGTGATCCCTCTGATAGGCGAGTACCTTCTCTTCACCATGATTTTCGTCACCCTCTCCATTGTCATCACCGTCTTTGTATTGAACGTGCACTATCGCACCCCTATGACCCACACTATGCCTAGCTGGGTTCGTACCGTCTTCCTCCGAGCTTTACCCCGCATTATGCTCATGCGCCGGCCTCTCGATCTATCAGAGTCCTCTGGAAAAGGAGGATTAGAAAGTGGGGGTTCGTCCGGGACTGGAGCAGGACGAGGGGGAGAGGGCAAGAAGAGGAAAAACAGTGGATCTCAACAGGGAGCAATGAACTCTTTGGAATTTGGAGAGGGGAAAGCAGCATTAGAAGGAAAGAAAGGAGGATGCCCATGCCACCCGATGAAAGAGGCAACTGAGGGGGATTGTGGGAAAGTGAGTCGTCAGTTGAGTCCACAGGCAATTAACACAGTTGTGGCTTTCTCTGTGGTGTCACCGGAGATCAAACAGGCTATTGAGAGTGTGAAGTACATTGCTGAGAACATGA
This genomic window from Labeo rohita strain BAU-BD-2019 chromosome 1, IGBB_LRoh.1.0, whole genome shotgun sequence contains:
- the chrna6 gene encoding neuronal acetylcholine receptor subunit alpha-6 isoform X3, producing the protein MNSAGRVTLFFLLIVLITQDCFSSKGEDRLFRRLFRRYNQFIRPVENVSDPVTVEFEVSISQLVKVDEVNQIMETNLWLRHIWNDYKLKWSPAEFDGIEFIRVPSNKIWRPDIVLYNNAVGDFLVEDKTKALLKYDGTITWVPPAIFKSSCPMDITYFPFDYQNCSMKFGSWTYDKAKIDLVLIGSKVNLKDFWESGEWEIIDAPGYKHDIKYNCCEEIYPDITYSFYIRRLPLFYTINLIIPCLLISFLTVLVFYLPSDCGEKVTLCISVLLSLTVFLLVITETIPSTSLVIPLIGEYLLFTMIFVTLSIVITVFVLNVHYRTPMTHTMPSWVRTVFLRALPRIMLMRRPLDLSESSGKGGLESGGSSGTGAGRGGEGKKRKNSGSQQGAMNSLEFGEGKAALEGKKGGCPCHPMKEATEGDCGKVSRQLSPQAINTVVAFSVVSPEIKQAIESVKYIAENMRSRNKAKEEFTSLSLDPEHLRRDDANSSEDFR
- the chrna6 gene encoding neuronal acetylcholine receptor subunit alpha-6 isoform X4, encoding MNSAGRVTLFFLLIVLITQDCFSSKGEDRLFRRLFRRYNQFIRPVENVSDPVTVEFEVSISQLVKVDEVNQIMETNLWLRHIWNDYKLKWSPAEFDGIEFIRVPSNKIWRPDIVLYNNAVGDFLVEDKTKALLKYDGTITWVPPAIFKSSCPMDITYFPFDYQNCSMKFGSWTYDKAKIDLVLIGSKVNLKDFWESGEWEIIDAPGYKHDIKYNCCEEIYPDITYSFYIRRLPLFYTINLIIPCLLISFLTVLVFYLPSDCGEKVTLCISVLLSLTVFLLVITETIPSTSLVIPLIGEYLLFTMIFVTLSIVITVFVLNVHYRTPMTHTMPSWVRTVFLRALPRIMLMRRPLDLSESSGKGGLESGGSSGTGAGRGGEGKKRKNSGSQQGAMNSLEFGEGKAALEGKKGGCPCHPMKEATEGDCGKVSRQLSPQAINTVVAFSVVSPEIKQAIESVKYIAENMRSRNKAKET
- the chrna6 gene encoding neuronal acetylcholine receptor subunit alpha-6 isoform X2, with protein sequence MNSAGRVTLFFLLIVLITQDCFSSKGEDRLFRRLFRRYNQFIRPVENVSDPVTVEFEVSISQLVKVDEVNQIMETNLWLRHIWNDYKLKWSPAEFDGIEFIRVPSNKIWRPDIVLYNNAVGDFLVEDKTKALLKYDGTITWVPPAIFKSSCPMDITYFPFDYQNCSMKFGSWTYDKAKIDLVLIGSKVNLKDFWESGEWEIIDAPGYKHDIKYNCCEEIYPDITYSFYIRRLPLFYTINLIIPCLLISFLTVLVFYLPSDCGEKVTLCISVLLSLTVFLLVITETIPSTSLVIPLIGEYLLFTMIFVTLSIVITVFVLNVHYRTPMTHTMPSWVRTVFLRALPRIMLMRRPLDLSESSGKGGLESGGSSGTGAGRGGEGKKRKNSGSQQGAMNSLEFGEGKAALEGKKGGCPCHPMKEATEGDCGKVSRQLSPQAINTVVAFSVVSPEIKQAIESVKYIAENMRSRNKAKEVEDDWKYVAMVIDRIFLWVFVLVCVLGTMGLFLQPLIGFLS
- the chrna6 gene encoding neuronal acetylcholine receptor subunit alpha-6 isoform X1 → MNSAGRVTLFFLLIVLITQDCFSSKGEDRLFRRLFRRYNQFIRPVENVSDPVTVEFEVSISQLVKVDEVNQIMETNLWLRHIWNDYKLKWSPAEFDGIEFIRVPSNKIWRPDIVLYNNAVGDFLVEDKTKALLKYDGTITWVPPAIFKSSCPMDITYFPFDYQNCSMKFGSWTYDKAKIDLVLIGSKVNLKDFWESGEWEIIDAPGYKHDIKYNCCEEIYPDITYSFYIRRLPLFYTINLIIPCLLISFLTVLVFYLPSDCGEKVTLCISVLLSLTVFLLVITETIPSTSLVIPLIGEYLLFTMIFVTLSIVITVFVLNVHYRTPMTHTMPSWVRTVFLRALPRIMLMRRPLDLSESSGKGGLESGGSSGTGAGRGGEGKKRKNSGSQQGAMNSLEFGEGKAALEGKKGGCPCHPMKEATEGDCGKVSRQLSPQAINTVVAFSVVSPEIKQAIESVKYIAENMRSRNKAKERRLPNMTVWTVRFPWDKGLRCKSVNQTDFLRNIGSKSRQESHSPGEHTTQI